A genomic stretch from Numida meleagris isolate 19003 breed g44 Domestic line chromosome 2, NumMel1.0, whole genome shotgun sequence includes:
- the SLC6A19 gene encoding sodium-dependent neutral amino acid transporter B(0)AT1 isoform X1, with protein sequence MVKLQLPNPGLEDRIPSLTELEVLEKEEADSRPKWDNKAQYMLTCVGFCVGLGNVWRFPYLCQSHGGGAFMIPFLILLILEGIPLLHLEFAIGQRLRKGSVGVWSSIHPTLKGVGIAAMCVSFLVGLYYNTIIAWVMWYFFNSFQEPLPWSTCPLTDNRTDYIEECAKSSPVDYFWYRETLNTSTSIEDSGTIQWWLLLCLTCAWGILYVCTIRGIETTGKAVYITSTLPYLVLTIFLIRGLTLKGSVNGIVFLFTPNVTELANPVTWLDAGAQVFYSFSLAFGGLISFSSYNPVHNHCEKDAVIISVINGFTSIYAATVIYSIIGFRATERYDDCFDRNILTLMNAFDLPEGNVTQDNFEQMQQLCNMTDPVAFASLNFETCDLKSFLSEGVEGTGLAFIVFTEAITKMPVSPLWSILFFIMLFCLGLSSMFGNIEGVLVPLQDLNVISPKWPKELITGIVCAGSYLIAFIFILRSGNYWLALFDSFAGSIPLLIIAFCEMFSVVYIYGIDRFNKDIEFMVGHKPNIFWQVTWRVISPLIMLAIFLFYFVVKVNQELLYSVWNPKYEEFPKPQKIGYPSWVYVIIVIIAGVPSLVIPAFAIYKAIRNCCQKKRDRTGLISSISETSVNGNLRNSA encoded by the exons ATGGTGAAGTTACAGCTACCCAATCCTGGCCTGGAGGACAGGATACCTTCCCTCACAGAACTTGAGGTCCTTGAGAAAGAAGAGGCAGACTCCAGACCTAAATGGGACAACAAGGCTCAATACATGCTGACATGTGTAGGGTTTTGTGTTGGCTTAGGAAACGTGTGGCGGTTTCCGTATCTCTGCCAGAGCCATGGAGGAG GAGCCTTCATGATCCCTTTCCTGATTTTGTTGATTCTGGAGGGTATCCCCCTGCTTCATCTTGAGTTTGCCATTGGTCAAAGGCTGAGGAAAGGCAGTGTGGGAGTCTGGAGTTCCATTCATCCTACCCTGAAAGGTGTTG gcATAGCAGCAATGTGCGTATCTTTCCTGGTGGGTTTATATTACAATACTATCATTGCCTGGGTAATGTGGTATTTCTTCAACTCCTTCCAAGAGCCCCTGCCTTGGAGTACCTGTCCTCTCACTGACAACAGAACAG ATTACATAGAAGAGTGTGCCAAGAGCTCTCCTGTGGATTATTTCTGGTACAGAGAAACATTAAACACCTCCACTTCTATTGAAGACTCAGGCACTATACAGTGGTGGCTTCTGTTATGTTTAACATGTGCATGGGGCATACTGTATGTATGCACAATCAGAGGCATTGAAACGACAGGAAAG GCCGTGTATATAACATCAACTCTTCCATACCTTGTGCTTACCATTTTTCTAATCCGTGGCTTGACACTGAAGGGATCAGTCAATGGAATTGTGTTTCTCTTCACTCCAAAC GTTACTGAACTGGCTAACCCAGTGACATGGCTGGATGCAGGTGCCCAGGTGTTTTACTCTTTCTCCCTGGCCTTTGGAGGCCTCATTTCATTCTCCAGTTACAACCCTGTTCA CAATCACTGCGAGAAAGATGCTGTGATTATCTCTGTGATCAATGGTTTCACATCCATCTATGCAGCAACTGTCATATACTCCATCATTGGATTCAGAGCCACAGAAAGATATGATGACTGTTTTGACAG aaatattcttaCCTTGATGAATGCATTTGATTTGCCCGAGGGCAATGTAACCCAAGATAATTTTGagcaaatgcagcagctgtgcaacaTGACTGATCCAGTCGCTTTCGCAAGCCTTAATTTCGAAACCTGTGATCTGAAAAGTTTCTTGAGTGAG GGAGTTGAAGGAACCGGCTTAGCCTTTATTGTCTTCACTGAAGCTATCACCAAGATGCCTGTCTCACCTCTGTGGTCCATCCTCTTCTTCATCATGCTCTTCTGCCTGGGTTTGTCATCTATGTTTGGAAATATAGAAGGTGTGCTTGTACCTTTACAAGATCTCAATGTCATATCCCCTAAGTGGCCTAAGGAACTTATTACAG GTATCGTCTGTGCAGGGTCTTACTTGATAGCCTTCATTTTCATCCTGAGGTCTGGTAACTACTGGCTTGCTCTGTTCGACAGTTTTGCTGGCTCCATTCCTTTGCTAATAATTGCCTTCTGTGAGATGTTTTCAGTTGTCTACATTTATGGAATAGACAG GTTTAACAAAGATATTGAGTTCATGGTTGGACACAAGCCCAATATTTTCTGGCAGGTTACCTGGAGAGTTATCAGTCCGCTCATTATGTTAGCTatcttcttattttattttgtggtgaAAGTCAACCAAGAACTGCTCTACAGTGTTTGGAACCCTAAATAT GAAGAATTCCCAAAACCACAGAAGATTGGATATCCCAGCTGGGTGTATGTTATTATTGTAATCATCGCTGGTGTGCCTAGTTTGGTCATCCCTGCCTTTGCCATCTACAAAGCCATCAGAAATTGCTGTCAGAAGAAAAGGGATCGTACAGGCCTTATAAGCTCAATATCTGAAACTTCTGTTAATGGCAACTTAAGGAATTCAGcataa
- the SLC6A19 gene encoding sodium-dependent neutral amino acid transporter B(0)AT1 isoform X2, which yields MIPFLILLILEGIPLLHLEFAIGQRLRKGSVGVWSSIHPTLKGVGIAAMCVSFLVGLYYNTIIAWVMWYFFNSFQEPLPWSTCPLTDNRTDYIEECAKSSPVDYFWYRETLNTSTSIEDSGTIQWWLLLCLTCAWGILYVCTIRGIETTGKAVYITSTLPYLVLTIFLIRGLTLKGSVNGIVFLFTPNVTELANPVTWLDAGAQVFYSFSLAFGGLISFSSYNPVHNHCEKDAVIISVINGFTSIYAATVIYSIIGFRATERYDDCFDRNILTLMNAFDLPEGNVTQDNFEQMQQLCNMTDPVAFASLNFETCDLKSFLSEGVEGTGLAFIVFTEAITKMPVSPLWSILFFIMLFCLGLSSMFGNIEGVLVPLQDLNVISPKWPKELITGIVCAGSYLIAFIFILRSGNYWLALFDSFAGSIPLLIIAFCEMFSVVYIYGIDRFNKDIEFMVGHKPNIFWQVTWRVISPLIMLAIFLFYFVVKVNQELLYSVWNPKYEEFPKPQKIGYPSWVYVIIVIIAGVPSLVIPAFAIYKAIRNCCQKKRDRTGLISSISETSVNGNLRNSA from the exons ATGATCCCTTTCCTGATTTTGTTGATTCTGGAGGGTATCCCCCTGCTTCATCTTGAGTTTGCCATTGGTCAAAGGCTGAGGAAAGGCAGTGTGGGAGTCTGGAGTTCCATTCATCCTACCCTGAAAGGTGTTG gcATAGCAGCAATGTGCGTATCTTTCCTGGTGGGTTTATATTACAATACTATCATTGCCTGGGTAATGTGGTATTTCTTCAACTCCTTCCAAGAGCCCCTGCCTTGGAGTACCTGTCCTCTCACTGACAACAGAACAG ATTACATAGAAGAGTGTGCCAAGAGCTCTCCTGTGGATTATTTCTGGTACAGAGAAACATTAAACACCTCCACTTCTATTGAAGACTCAGGCACTATACAGTGGTGGCTTCTGTTATGTTTAACATGTGCATGGGGCATACTGTATGTATGCACAATCAGAGGCATTGAAACGACAGGAAAG GCCGTGTATATAACATCAACTCTTCCATACCTTGTGCTTACCATTTTTCTAATCCGTGGCTTGACACTGAAGGGATCAGTCAATGGAATTGTGTTTCTCTTCACTCCAAAC GTTACTGAACTGGCTAACCCAGTGACATGGCTGGATGCAGGTGCCCAGGTGTTTTACTCTTTCTCCCTGGCCTTTGGAGGCCTCATTTCATTCTCCAGTTACAACCCTGTTCA CAATCACTGCGAGAAAGATGCTGTGATTATCTCTGTGATCAATGGTTTCACATCCATCTATGCAGCAACTGTCATATACTCCATCATTGGATTCAGAGCCACAGAAAGATATGATGACTGTTTTGACAG aaatattcttaCCTTGATGAATGCATTTGATTTGCCCGAGGGCAATGTAACCCAAGATAATTTTGagcaaatgcagcagctgtgcaacaTGACTGATCCAGTCGCTTTCGCAAGCCTTAATTTCGAAACCTGTGATCTGAAAAGTTTCTTGAGTGAG GGAGTTGAAGGAACCGGCTTAGCCTTTATTGTCTTCACTGAAGCTATCACCAAGATGCCTGTCTCACCTCTGTGGTCCATCCTCTTCTTCATCATGCTCTTCTGCCTGGGTTTGTCATCTATGTTTGGAAATATAGAAGGTGTGCTTGTACCTTTACAAGATCTCAATGTCATATCCCCTAAGTGGCCTAAGGAACTTATTACAG GTATCGTCTGTGCAGGGTCTTACTTGATAGCCTTCATTTTCATCCTGAGGTCTGGTAACTACTGGCTTGCTCTGTTCGACAGTTTTGCTGGCTCCATTCCTTTGCTAATAATTGCCTTCTGTGAGATGTTTTCAGTTGTCTACATTTATGGAATAGACAG GTTTAACAAAGATATTGAGTTCATGGTTGGACACAAGCCCAATATTTTCTGGCAGGTTACCTGGAGAGTTATCAGTCCGCTCATTATGTTAGCTatcttcttattttattttgtggtgaAAGTCAACCAAGAACTGCTCTACAGTGTTTGGAACCCTAAATAT GAAGAATTCCCAAAACCACAGAAGATTGGATATCCCAGCTGGGTGTATGTTATTATTGTAATCATCGCTGGTGTGCCTAGTTTGGTCATCCCTGCCTTTGCCATCTACAAAGCCATCAGAAATTGCTGTCAGAAGAAAAGGGATCGTACAGGCCTTATAAGCTCAATATCTGAAACTTCTGTTAATGGCAACTTAAGGAATTCAGcataa